One window of the Nicotiana tabacum cultivar K326 chromosome 4, ASM71507v2, whole genome shotgun sequence genome contains the following:
- the LOC142179924 gene encoding uncharacterized protein LOC142179924, whose translation MAHNFIGSKITEFFQSWQIKRITSSPYHPMSSVQAELTNKIIINNLKKRLEKSKGNWPEELPGVLWAYRTTSKIATGETPFSLVYGSEALIPVEIGEPSTRFALATEESNNEELRTNLDLLEQRREAVLIRMEAQKQIIERYYNRKAHLRYFKIGDFVLKKVFQSTKTTGAGKLNPNWEGPYKIQGIAGKGAYELETMDGKVLPSSWNIVHLKKYYF comes from the coding sequence atggcccaCAATTTTATAGGCTCAAAAATCACGgagttctttcaaagttggcaaatcaaACGAATAACCTCTTCACCTTACCATCCTATGTCAAGTGTACAAGCTGAGTTGACGAATAAGATTATTatcaataatttgaagaagagaCTAGAAAAATCGAAAGGGAATTGGCCTGAAGAATTACCAGGAGTGTTATGGGCTTATAGAACCACATCAAAAATAGCCACGGGAGAAACTCCATTTTCGCTTGTGTATGGTTCAGAAGCTTTAATCCCGGTTGAAATAGGAGAACCAAGCACGAGATTTGCATTGGCAACGGAAGAGTCGAACAATGAGGAATTAAGAACAAACTTAGACTTACTCGAACAAAGAAGAGAAGCAGTTTTAATACGGATGGAAGCACAAAAGCAAatcatagaacgatactacaatagAAAGGCTCACCTTAGGTActttaaaattggggacttcgttctTAAAAAGGTTTTCCAATCAACGAAAACAACCGGAGCAGGAAAGTTaaatccaaattgggaaggaccctataaaATTCAAGGTATCGCTGGAAAAGGTGCCTACGAGTTAGAAACCATGGATGGCAAGGTTTTACCCTCGAGTTGGAATATTGTCCATTTAAAGAAATACTATTTCTGA